The Candidatus Hydrogenedentota bacterium sequence CCGGTGCACGGGGGTTCGCCTTCGCCTTCGCCTTCGCCTTCGCCTTCGCCTTCGCCCTCGCCCTCGCCTTCGCCTTCGCCCTCGCCCTCTGCGCCTGCGGGGGCCAGGCAAAGGCTCATGTCATAGGCCAGCGTGCTGTACGCGCTGCCTGTCCACTGAAGCGCGGTCGCGTTGCCCGTCGGGGAACTCATCCACAAAAACCAGCAACTGGCGTTGCCCGTGCTCTTGACCGATATCCAGCCGGAACTCAAGCTGATGCTGAAAGGAAGCGCAGCGTCATACCGGTACAACGGAAAACCGCTGTAGGACGTCCCCGTTGCGGTCTTGGCAGGCGTAATGGTGGCGGAGTTCCAGACAGCGCCGGGCGAGCCGCCGCTGTCCTCGTACACCGTTACGACGATGCTGTCCGCGCCCATCGTGCAAGCCGACCACGTGCTGCCATTATTGAACACATTGATTCCCCACCACCGCACGCTGCTTACCGGCTCGGAAAGGCCGGAGAAGTTTTCCACCACGTAGTACTGTGTATCTGCCGAGGACGTCGCGGCGCTCCACGAATCGCCGGAACCGTGGGGCAGCTGGGAGACCAGGGACGTCGCGGGGCACTCTTCCGTTGGCGCCGCGCCCGCGCTGATGATGAGGTCGTAATTGCCGTAGCCGTTTCCGTACCCCGCGACGCGTATCAGGTACGTCGTGGCCGCCGTCAGGCTCAGGCTCGCCTGCGACTGCACGCTGCACGCGTCGTCGTTGCAGGCCAGAATGGACGGGCTGACGCAGTCGTTCGTCAGCACGCCGAGCGTCGTGTCATAACCGCTGCCGCACAGCGATACGGTGTAGGTGTCGGTGACGCCCGGCGTAAAGGAGAACCACACGTCCTTCACGTCGCCCAGGCTGCCGCTGCCGCAGTCCAGGGTCATGCTGCCCGTTGCGCCTTCCGTGTTGCCCGTGTAGTGCGTGTCCGTCGTAATGACTTGCGCGGCCGCGCACTCGTCATTCGCCGGCGGCGTTGCGGGCAGCTGGCACGATGTCGCTGCCGTGATCTTCACGGCGCGGCATGCGGCCGCCACGTTGTCGCGCTGGCCCGAGCTCAAGGCGAGGTTGATCGCGGCCTGGCTCAGCGCATTCGACAAGTCCAGGTAGTTGGACGAAGGCGTCAGCAGATTGGTCTGGCATTCATAGAAGAGGTCCGCCGTAAGCGAAATACCCATGCTCGTCACGGTCTCCCCGTTGAACGAGCCGCCGTCCGTCAGCAGGTAGCACAGTTTGTTGCCGACGCCGGAATTGATATGAACGCCATAGTTATCTCCGGAACCCGTGTACCAGTTGGCGCTGCACGTGCTGTCCGGGTCGCCATAGGCCGGCGGGTTGGACATCGAGCGGATTGCGCCGATCGGCAGGTCTTCGCCCATGAGCCAGCGCACACCGGACGTGTCGTCGCCCGCGCCGTTGGTCAGGTCGACATACTCGCCCCAGATATCCGAAAAGGACTCATTAATGGCCCCGGATTGCGCCATGTAGATGAGAGCGGATTCGTAGTCGGTCACGCCATGGGTCAGTTCATGCGCCACCACGTCGTCCGCGGCCGCATAGCCCTGGCCGAAATACATCCTGTTGCCGTCCCAGTAAGCGTTATCATAAGGGCACGATTCGCCCACCGGGCAGAACCGCACCGTGGCGCTCAACGTGTAGCCCGCGCCGTCGATACTGTCGCGGCCATGCTCGTTGAAATAGAAATCATACGTGTGGCCGTAATAGTCGTAGGCATAGTTCACATCGGCCACGGCCGACACCGGCTGCCCTTCCGACCGCGCCAGCGTGCCCGGGTCCGCGCTGGTGTTGGCCGAATCGTAAATCATGCGGTTCTTCGCGTTCTTGATGAGGCTGAAGTGCAGGGCGATTTCACCCGTGTTCGCGTCGACAAACACCTGCTCCCTCAACGCGGCGCCGTCCGCCGCCACGACCAGCTGCCACGCCAGGCGGTTCGGCCCCGATATGCCGAGCACCTCGGGTGAAAGAACAACCAGCGCCGGCGCTTCCACGACCGCCGCCGCCGCGCCGTCGGCGAGCGCCGCCGCCAGCGCAAGCGCGCTCGCTTCCGCTTCGCTGGCAGCCACCGCCGGGCTCAGCGCTATCTTTCCCGAGTCGAACGCGAGCGTCTGGCGCAGGATATCGCTGAAAACACACCGGACGCCGTTATCCGGCCCGACCTGAACCAGCGCCTGGGCGCCGAATACGGGGAGCCCCGCGTACATCTGGTCGAGACGCACGTACGTGCCGCCGGGGCC is a genomic window containing:
- a CDS encoding M4 family metallopeptidase; protein product: MCVASAGYAQPGVDALLSAQVGGNGEAARLLQAPDGAVLFVGAPPGGRFAVRGASGSPETLALAYLKQEAAAFGIASAAVDFETGRVTQGPGGTYVRLDQMYAGLPVFGAQALVQVGPDNGVRCVFSDILRQTLAFDSGKIALSPAVAASEAEASALALAAALADGAAAAVVEAPALVVLSPEVLGISGPNRLAWQLVVAADGAALREQVFVDANTGEIALHFSLIKNAKNRMIYDSANTSADPGTLARSEGQPVSAVADVNYAYDYYGHTYDFYFNEHGRDSIDGAGYTLSATVRFCPVGESCPYDNAYWDGNRMYFGQGYAAADDVVAHELTHGVTDYESALIYMAQSGAINESFSDIWGEYVDLTNGAGDDTSGVRWLMGEDLPIGAIRSMSNPPAYGDPDSTCSANWYTGSGDNYGVHINSGVGNKLCYLLTDGGSFNGETVTSMGISLTADLFYECQTNLLTPSSNYLDLSNALSQAAINLALSSGQRDNVAAACRAVKITAATSCQLPATPPANDECAAAQVITTDTHYTGNTEGATGSMTLDCGSGSLGDVKDVWFSFTPGVTDTYTVSLCGSGYDTTLGVLTNDCVSPSILACNDDACSVQSQASLSLTAATTYLIRVAGYGNGYGNYDLIISAGAAPTEECPATSLVSQLPHGSGDSWSAATSSADTQYYVVENFSGLSEPVSSVRWWGINVFNNGSTWSACTMGADSIVVTVYEDSGGSPGAVWNSATITPAKTATGTSYSGFPLYRYDAALPFSISLSSGWISVKSTGNASCWFLWMSSPTGNATALQWTGSAYSTLAYDMSLCLAPAGAEGEGEGEGEGEGEGEGEGEGEGEGEPPCTGSVSFTQSTDPVTITSGNSVACSSGGIHVNNSYLRRFD